One Faecalispora anaeroviscerum genomic window carries:
- the coaD gene encoding pantetheine-phosphate adenylyltransferase codes for MKIAICPGSFDPVTLGHLDIINRARKIFDHLIVAVLVNPNKHTSFTVEERIDMLKRATADMPDIEVVGFEGLLADYAKIRNATAIVKGLRALSDFEYEFQMALTNKKLNPNLETLFLTTRAENMYLSSSIVKQVASFDGDISNFVPECILDDITQRLYTGGKKR; via the coding sequence ATGAAAATCGCAATTTGTCCGGGCAGCTTTGATCCGGTTACCCTAGGACATCTAGACATCATTAATCGTGCCCGCAAAATATTTGATCACCTGATCGTTGCTGTTTTGGTAAACCCTAATAAGCACACCAGCTTTACCGTTGAGGAGCGCATTGATATGCTCAAGCGCGCCACGGCAGATATGCCTGACATAGAGGTTGTCGGCTTTGAGGGCCTGCTGGCGGATTACGCTAAAATCCGCAATGCTACCGCGATTGTAAAGGGATTGCGGGCCCTGTCTGACTTTGAATACGAATTTCAGATGGCTCTGACCAATAAGAAGCTGAACCCGAATCTGGAGACCCTGTTTTTAACCACTCGGGCCGAAAATATGTATCTCAGCTCCAGTATCGTGAAGCAGGTGGCCAGTTTTGACGGTGATATTTCTAATTTTGTGCCGGAGTGTATTTTGGATGACATTACGCAACGTCTTTATACAGGAGGCAAAAAACGATGA
- the rsmD gene encoding 16S rRNA (guanine(966)-N(2))-methyltransferase RsmD, whose amino-acid sequence MRIITGSARGKKLQSLEGERVRPTPDRVKEALFNIIQFDLEGRRVLDLFAGSGQLGLEAISRGAREAVFVDSSRDSVSVVEKNIAATGFGEQAKVVNADFASFLSRNPQPFDIALLDPPYRTGLLQQALPQVATVMNLGGTILCEHPSDEELPLSAGDFVKVRSYRYGKILLTVYRHKDVTSL is encoded by the coding sequence ATGCGAATTATCACAGGTTCTGCGCGAGGCAAGAAGCTGCAATCTCTGGAAGGGGAGCGCGTTCGTCCTACGCCCGACCGGGTGAAGGAAGCCCTTTTTAATATTATTCAGTTTGATTTGGAAGGCCGCCGGGTGCTCGATTTGTTTGCCGGTTCCGGCCAGCTTGGGCTGGAGGCGATCAGCCGTGGCGCACGGGAGGCTGTGTTTGTTGACAGCTCGCGTGATTCCGTCAGCGTGGTTGAAAAAAATATTGCCGCCACCGGGTTCGGGGAGCAGGCTAAAGTGGTGAATGCAGATTTTGCTTCGTTTTTATCGCGGAATCCACAACCCTTTGATATTGCTTTATTAGATCCGCCTTACCGCACGGGGCTGCTGCAGCAGGCTCTGCCGCAGGTGGCCACGGTGATGAATCTTGGCGGAACGATTCTCTGTGAACATCCGAGTGACGAAGAACTTCCTCTTTCTGCCGGCGATTTTGTGAAGGTGCGTTCTTACCGCTACGGAAAAATTCTGCTGACCGTGTATCGGCATAAGGACGTGACATCATTATGA